From the genome of Camarhynchus parvulus chromosome 4, STF_HiC, whole genome shotgun sequence:
tagAGATCTATACAATCACAAACATTTAAACTGAACTGTCACATGACAAACTGCTGGTTAtcagctgccagctgcaaattctgtaattttatatATCCACATACCTCTTCATGCTCTCCTGAAGAAACAGGATTATCCTCATACGTGGGGAAATGACACCCTGCTTTACAACTGCAAAACCTGCCAGTCTCCTCACGTGGCTCCACTATTCTGCAGTTTACTTTAGAGCTCTCCACCACTCTCCCTTCTAGAGATTCTTTCATACTGCATTCTAAACAGGGATCTTGGTTTCCTACTGGCAACATCCCGGCCGACTCTTCTTGGGAATCCAATGATGTCTGTGCACTCTTCTCCATTCCAGACTTTTTTAAtctgggaaggaattttccaGATTCAAGCTCTGATTTTCCATAATAATGCCcttctttttctgcatcttcTTCCAGAGGTTTGAGATCTGCTTGCGGATCCTCAAATACATCTACTTGGGGAGGGACAGCAATACCTCCCTCATCTTTTTCTGACTCAAATTCTGACTCGCTTCCACCACCTGGAGAAAGTTCAGATGCAGAAATTGGGCGAAAGTGAGTCCTCGGAGAAATCCGTATAGCCCTGTACTGCGTTCGATCCACACCACATATCCTGGGGTGTAAAACCTCACTGTCTGAATCAGAGCACAGAATCGACTTAGGTTTAAAACTAGGGCTGAAAGATGCAATTCCTTCTGGCTCAAACGAACACTCTACATGAAGAACTTGTGAAAATGGATTGTTCAGGTCAAAGGAAGAGAATGAGTATTCAAGCCCTGGTTCTTCGACTTGAAAGTTACCACAAGCTCCCAGTAAGTCTTCAtggaagataaaagaaaaacccttATTTAATCCATTATCTCCGCTCTTGGATTGCTCGTTCTGTTCAAATGACACAAACGGCCTCCATAATTGCCTGTGCCCAGGGGCAAAGCTATTACCTGGAGTCATAAAAACATCTGTGCCAGCTATTGTCACCACATCGGAAGCTGCACACTGCAGTAAGCTCCCCTTTGAGTGACCAGGTGGCACCACTGCCCATTCTCCATCACTGTTAAATGTTTTGAGCTCCCCATACACACCACCAAGTATAAATGAGTTTTCTTTATCCTGGTTAACATCCCAGGGTTTTGATGGTGTGGTATAGTCACCACCATCTACTTTTGATAAATCATTTGAGACAAAGGCTCTCTTCTCTACATTCTCCTTTTGACCTTCCCAAAGGTGATACTCTGATCTTTGCACTGCTTTATTGGGTTCCTGGAGGGTTTCAACTTTTGCTTCTGTATCCAAACAGCAGCAATAGTTATTTACATCAGTTGAAAACAATTCATCTTCTATTCCTTCTATTTCTACCATTGCTGCAGAATTTCTGTCTGTCATATTTGTCCAAATATCTTTAATAACCCCTGAGCTGTAGCCATCTCCATGTGGACTGCTTTCCCTACACCCTTGTGTAGTTTCATAGTCtttactttctgctttttgttctaGCTGAATACCACAGACAGATTCTAGCttagatttctttttgaaaatcaAAGTGGGCATTTCTCCTAAACTTCTAGCTTGTTGCTGGCAGGTTTCTTCTGGCAGAAAATCTAGAATTTCTTCATCTACATAATTCGAAGACACTCTAGGAACTACATAATTAATATCTTCTGCATTAAATTGCGTGGATTCTTCATATGGAATATTTATAGTCTCATTGTCTGAACGTGTTTCTTCCGAGTGTGACCATGGACTACAGGTTCTTGTTGAAAGATTAGAACAGTGTTCATTTTCATCAAAGGCACTATTTTTGGTCCATATTAGCAATCTAGACTGTGTTTTCCCAAGAATATTAGCAGTGCTACTAgaatctgcattttcatttcccaAGTTGAgtgtttcaaaagaaaatggtaAAACAGAGTTACTGCATTGCActtcaaacactgaaaaacaagagTTTATACCAGACCCTTCATTAATATCTGAAAAGAGCTCTTGATTGCCAGCAAGCATGTGTGAATTAAGCATTGTGCTGTCTAGGATGGGGGAGAATCTGATTGGAGAATCTCCTCCAAAACTTTCCCCATCTGCATCACCAGAACTAGAAGATGAACAGCACTCCCAAAATTGAGCTAAGTTACTAAGATCTTGCAAGAACCACCCTTCAGCACCAACAGAGCTGGTCGAATCAGTCCATATTGCACTTTCCCCTTGCAACTCCATTCCATCTAACACTATGCAACATTCTGCCTCAAAAtcagttttttctttactcTTCTGTCGAATCATATTTAAAATCCGACTCTCCCCTTGCATCGTATCTGAGGCACCAGGATCCAACATGGATTGATCAATATCCACTTCATAGAAGTGTGTTAGTTCTGACAGATGAACATCATCTAAATACTTGTCGTCCTCTGGTTGAGAACATATTGAGGTCCCAGCGAGGTCAATATCCTCATTTAGAACTGCAGGCATTTCTACAAAGTGACCATCGATGAAAGTACCTGCTGCGAGGTATGTTTTATGTGTATTATTGTTGCTAATACAAAGACCATGCACTGATTCAGACAACTCTTCTACAGCCTCTGATGTTACTCCACATATATCTTCTCTGTTGCGGTACGTAGTCTCCAGCTTGCTTTTTCTGCTAAGAGGAACAAAGTACTCCGTAATCGGCTCAGTATACCACAAGGGCTCTTCTTTatattccttttcatttctacTGTCTAAATACAAATCTTTTCCATCACTACCGCCAGcttcttttcttccaatttCTTTTAATGGCCTTTTACCTCTTTTGCACAGTTGTTTGATGGacccgctgctgctgctgctgctgctgcttccgCTGTGGACTTTTCTATCAACCTTTTCACCAGATTTCACTGATAGCCTGCTCTGCCCATTCCGCCCTTTTTTACTCCGAACCTCTCTTGTTTTGTGTCTTACTTTAATACATTTCATGGATGCCTTGTATTCACCTTGATTACCACTAGAACTTGAGCCAGCCTCGCTGGATCCCGATGACCAGGAGCGGGGACGCATCTTCCCTTCAGGCTTATGTCGGACTTGCTTTTTGTACAAAACAGGCTTCTCTTCAACGGTGTTGTTACTgaacttgttttctttctcgTTTTTACTCTTCTTCTGCTGGGTTCTTTCCTGTACAGTGGCAGACACTTTATTACTTCTGTCTTTAGTTACTTCACTTTCACTATTGCAGTCCTTTGGAGAAGATGTATCCGTGCTAGTTGGTGGAACAGTGGATGAAGATGAGGAGCTAGAGTAAGAGCATACTTTGGATTTATTCCATACAGTCATAATTTCCTGCAGGCAAACTGGCTTTTCAGAAAGAGGAGGAAACGCTTCATAGTacctgaaagcaaaacaaaagggaCATTTGGATTGTAGAGCttcagaaaagcattaaaaaaccacagcaaaacacTACCAGAGTAATTACTAAAAATCTAGTTTGCACTACATACGCACATGCCACTCACTGCACTATTTAAATGATatcaaagggaaaattaaaatgagcTTTAAAAGTGCTTATATTAATATATGTTTAGAAATATACTGCATACAAGTAAAACAATTTCCTTTTCAGAGACTACTAAACATCAACGTAGAGAGAAATCTTAGATGCTCACAACAGTGGCTCCAGGTTTATTAGATAATGTGGTAATTCACTACAGTCTTCTTAAATGTTTGATTTAGATTATAAATGAGAAAGtcctgaatttcagtttttaaaattctcatttatgAAATGAGACATTGTTAAGTTCTACGTAGTTTGATCATGCAGTTATTAAgaaaaagctattaaaaagaGTAGTTTTTGAGTAGTTTAAGATGCTTAATAGCTTTATGCAAGAGGTACAAGATTAAAATATGGCTTTCTGCAACATTTATAGTAGTATGTGTTTGGTGGTAGAGATTTTTACTGAATCACATGTATTTCaatgaaaacttaaaatttttagAATTAAGTTAAATGAAATGCATATTAGCACAATCAATTCCCTGAACACAGATAATCCATTTAGTAACATTTCTACTAGGCTGTTGCTACTATTAAGAGATACAGAAGCAGCTGTATCTCCAAGAGAGGTCAACGACAAAACTCCTGGGTAGTTCAGTAACACTGGACTCAGGTACTTGCTAACTAGGAGACCACTTTGGTTATCAAGAGTTTAAAGGTTATAAGAGAGTTTGTTAGCCATTTCTGCAATAGAAGACAGCGAGATCTGAATCCAGGAAACAGATGATTCCCTCCTTGTAAATCTACATGGCaattaatattgttttaaaggtttttgTCTGGTTGATTTAGTCTTCAGGAAACTAAAATTAAGTATGGTTTGAGTTCTGTATATAGTCAAATAAAAGCAGTCTGGGTTTTGACAGAAATTAAACTAGCCTATGGTACCAAGTgcttatatttaaatatacaaGATTAACAAAAGAAGATGgcttgaaaagaaatgtatttcttaatATCCACAAAACTCCAGATTCCCCACTGAGTTAACTTCTCTGTGTTAAAATATGtgaataaaaagagaaaagcatctCAGacaataacaagaaaaaatacatacatttctACTTGATCCTTTGCTGTGGGAGATAAATCAGTCTCGGGAGTCAAAGAGCCTTCTAACTTTTTGTGAatcttctcctctgttttggaagaaaattccAAATGCTtaacagaaaaattcaaaaaagcCGGTGTACTTTATAACAGTATTTAACAAAAAGCACCAGGATGTGTAACTGTAATAGCAGTTACATTTCCATACAACACTGTAAATAACATTAAGAAATTATGAATTACCACCCAAGATTCAAGTTTTTCACAGTTGTCCAGTCCTGCAAATCTGATCAAACACAACAGGCCAGCAGGCTCCACGCAACCTCACGGCTAGCAGTGGGAGGATTCCTGCTGAATGTTTAATTGCTCCCTATCCAAATCCTTATCTCATTCTTGCATTGCTACAGACACAAAAAGTATTCCTTAAAAATCAACTATTTAactaaatgttttcattattggCCACACACTTCTCATGTGTTTCACTGAAAGGAAATATCCTTGCAGTAATTTTCGAGCTTTGAGTGGATGTAAAGGCATATTTCCTGTGTGAGAGGTGACTGAAGATTTTCTAATTCTTTCTATTCaaacctttaaaacaaaaaaactgagacatactatttttttattttattattttcaaaataaatgcttaaCATCACCTTACTCAGGAAGAAACTCACAGCATTATGAAATACTAAGAGCTGACTAATGAttactgtttaaaaacaaaaacagggaATGGAAACAGCTAAAACCATGCTTTAAGCAggtaaatgtttcttttatttacagCTACTTATACTACATAATAAGCATATTAATTTTACTCTAACTGtccaaggctgctgctgtgtgcctgaGCAAACATTTATGTCACTGGAGACAATACAACTTCACATTATGCTCCCTCTCCCCAAGCTTGACATCATAAAGTGCCCATTATCATTCCCCTATAGCCCAGAAACTTTAAGTAGTGGTGGTTATTTGGATGCTTTTCACACAAATAGTTTCCACATAATTATTTTGAGGCAAACCTGGTCTTTGCAAGCATCAATACACAAAAGGAATAGAATCAAGcttactttattttcattacttttggTAGGAAGGGGAGATGGTGAATTTGTAATATTTACTAAAaaagcaggcacagctggataTGAATAGCTATAGCTTTTCATGAAGAAAGTTCCATTTGTGACTGGCTATTTCTTAGTAAAAGCGTACCAATACAAAATTGcttaaattatttgaatgaatttattcaaatgtattttaaaattgcatagCCTGTACTAAAAGCTACTGAAAAACAGCCTACTCCCCCACACCCACCCCCATCTCAGACTGTTGCAGAGTTGATAAATACAATACATGGCCTCAGaagtttaaacattttttcctcaccTTGCTTACTCTGAAGGTCTTTTAGTTTGGAGCAAAGCTCCTCCACTAACGTTTcaatcccagagctctgcatgACAACAAAAccacatgggaaaaaaagaaaagaaaaacagaaaacataacttactaaaaagaattttaatgttATAGAAATATAGCAATACAGTAAACATATCTCAGCAGACATACTGTTCTTTTTGCACAGTAACTACATAtgaaaaaatcaacaaaaattaTTCCTAGTATAAATCCAATCCTATAAATACATTAGTTAGAGGTCAAAATGATTCCATGGAACACGAAGACACATTCACACAGAGGTTTCAAACTACAGGTCACATTGTTGCACCATTGGATACCCAAGGCTTTGCAAACACAGCATGTCACATTTACTGCATGGTATTGCTGCAGATTTAGCCAAGAGTCTCAGGATAGAAGTTCAATGACCCACTGATCACTAAGATGCATTTCAAAAGCTAGGCCTGATCCTTCTTGCTGCACAATTTATAcctgtgggaatgggatgtTAAAAGGATACAGAAAATCAGGCATGAAGGTGGAAAGGAGAACAGTAAGAAGGCATACCCACATATgtggcagagagggagagaaaatgcTTCCACAGCACCTGTATGCAAAACCCTCCCATAGTCTTGCCAATTTAAAATGAccaggtatttttttctttttaaacactgtgttattttttctttttaaacactgtGTTATTAACAATAcaggacaggagaggaaaaaataaacactttctTCATATTCCTATAAgtctatttttccttctttattccTCTACATAATAAACATACACACAAAATAGTCCGATATATTACCCACAGAGAAAAACCCCATGTCACTCCAATGGAATAAAATTTGAATTCCAGTCAGTGAAATACTAAACATCAACTCAGAGCCTGAAATGACCCTTCCTGTTGGAAGGAAAACTAAGTGAGGTGGGTACTGTGTGGGTATTTGTATTGTCATTATTCAATGCTCAGGAATTGTGCTCGGAGATTGCGCTTCACACTTTCCATAAcagcaaacagagctggaaTCACAGCTTAACTCAGCAACCTGGAACTAGTGAGAAAGATCCCAGAGGTCCCCTGTGTGTCATCCTAGAGCTGGGAGTGGTAATGAGGGAGGACCATGCAGCTTATTGTATCCCCTGCACAGTTTCCCCAGTATCAACTCCATTGTTGGAAGTCTAGTTCCAATTATACTTGGAGAAACTTACACAAACCCCCAAGAAAATTATCTCATCTTCTGAATTTAACATAGTCTTATTGTGCATATAGTTATGGGACATGTTCTGTCTCCAAAGGCAATGCCGATCAAATATCAAGTtacagaaaggcacagaaaagaGTTTGCCTTGCTGTGTCACCCTGGTGGTataaagatttcatttttccaagATCTAAGAGTTTCTCATCTCTCCTGACTGCTGCCCAGAAATTGCTGAGAAATGTGAATATATGTTGCTAAAGCACAAGCAAGTACTATGAAAAAGAGAATATCATTTATTCAGTCTGACTAGCTTGTTTAATTCACTGTCAGAAAAACACACTTGAAAAATCATACACTGAAGCAATGATTTATATGCTAACTGTAAATCTTAATTATTTGCAGCCAAGTGAGAAAGAAAGCAATGTTCTATTCCTAATTGTATTGCTGCACTGAAGTGCTAAATATAAACCTTTATACCGCATACTTAACTGAGGATGACTTAGCAATATCAAACTTCAGAAGGCATCTTCTCTATCAGTAAATTTACCAGTATAAATTTAATCATTCAGCAAGAACCAAGCAGGACAGTAATATGGACAAAGCTATGTAGTTGTAATAATTTGTCACTTTATGCCCTTACCACTCTTGactcccccctcctccctcaAAAAGGTCAacagaggaggagctggccTTGGTTTTCCTGAGCTCCCCAAACTGTCAAATCAAACAGACACCTGTAGCAAACACTCCAAGGAATACAGATTCACCTCCTTAACTTAATATAACATCATGCTAATAAAATGCCCCGAACCAGCAACAATATTCTTACCATTATACCGAAGAAGCGAAAACTTTTGGAATCAAACGTTTCATTTCCTCCTGGACCATGAAACTAATACTTGAGTCAGCTGACGCGCCGCCCGCTGTCCTGCCCGGCGCTGAAGGAGACAGCGCTCGCTCGAAAAAAACGGGGGTGGGACCCACTGAGCACAACGCCAGGACTCCAGAGACCCCCTGCTCAACTTCCCACTGCAGCACATGAAAACGTGCTGCAGCCTTAGTGTACCAAATGCCACGGCAGTTATGTCATATATGCCACTGGTGTTCTCAGAATATGAGATTTAgctactttttttcttgtttaccTTAATGCTGTTGTAGCTGTAACAACCCCATGGCCTGAAAGTAACACTTTCCAGGCACTGGCTTGGTTCAATAGGACACAGCTCGCTAACAAAGCTAGGTGATCTGCTTGAATTACTTTGCTTATGTTCAAATTTAAAGACAGTCCTCATGCAGTACAAATACTGAAGCACCTtataaacattttgaaatatggAGGTTTTAGTGCCCAATTatgattcctttttttaattccatCACAAAAGGCTTAAATCTCAAAATTGTCTGGCCCAGATTTCTACCAACCTATTTCTCTCATTCAAATTACAAAGGACAgtgcttaatttttaattcatatttttcattttgcataacAATATTTCCTGCACACCAAACACATTTTATTCTCTTCCACTGTTTATAacatatttctctttccttcccctaCTTTAATATACATCCAGTTTCAccaaaagttttctttttggctttttatcagctggctgcagcaaggGAAGGATTACATAAAGGATAGGTGTTATGTTACTGGCATAGGAGTGATGGTACTAACAGATAAATTAAGCTTCTGAACTCACCCAGCATGAACAAGAACAGTCAATCTGACTGCTGGAGTTACAGGACTCCAATAACCACTGTCTTCCTTACTGACCACCATGACCCTATTCAGAGCCTAATTAATGCAGTTCTGCATAATAAAGAATAAgaccaatttaaaaaaaaaaaaaagaaaacaaaagagcaaAGCTCACAcaaaaatttttatatatatttgtaaattCTAATTCTTCTGACTTCTTTTtgaggttggatttttttttgccaaaacaCACAagcacatacatatatataatgtCAAATATTAAATCAAAGACCTTTTGAACACACTCTGCTTTGGAAGTAGAGCAGTCAGAGATGACAAGTGGTAACTCATTAGCCTAAAGCAGTCCAATTGCTTTTGTATATACATTCAAACCCCTGCATAGCTGCAGAAAATGCCCCCAGAAGATATTAAATCTGTAAGTGTAGTTACTTCTGAATGTAGTtgttataaatttaaaatattcagttatATCATGAACCATGAAGAAATCcagaaaaccaaactgaaattCGCTAAAAACTGTTGCCTATGTTAACAGTGGGCACTGGCTTCTTCTATGTGTTCACAGTTTGAAGTAAGAAGCTGTGAAACATTAGTTCGTCTCATATGCTTGACAAATCACTTGAATTCTCAACTGATATTCACCTCTGCTAGCAAGTTACTTCTGAATGTTGCAAACAAGCACAGCACAGTCACCATCCAGAAAATTCAAGAAGTTTTTCCTGAATTTGATCACAAACAGCACCACTATTATTTCACACAGCTATACTATGGAACTGAGAAGGGGATTGTTcaacaaaatttttcattttcactgagCTTTCACCTCTTCCCATCACCCATAATATCATCTGGTTATGGGTCTCATATTTCCAACAAAAAAAGGCCAAGCAAACATATactttttcctgcagctctgcacataTGCAATAGCCAAGCCTTCTGGACaaaacaagggaaaacaaacttCTGATAGCCAGTACTTAGAAGATTTTCCACATCTGACAGACCATGAATATAGACACAGTAGCTGAAAAATTCTGTCAGATTGTACAACTCAAAGGGAAGTGTTTTAGGGAGATGCTGTTTGGCTTTAGGTTTTTCGGCATGTTCAGTTTTTTTGCCTCTAGTCTAACATAAGTTAAAAGCTTCCTCCAGAAGCTTTGAACTGTGCAGTGCAAATATTTACTAAATATGGCTTGTTACTTCAGGCCTGTAAGGTACGGGGAAAGGTCCTTGCCCCTCTTCAAtctttttgaaaagcaaaagcattaCAATTCCTTTTACTTgaacaattaaaataatcactCATTTGCTATTAGGCTTTTGAGAGCTTTCTAGCTTACACTTTCAAAACAAAtcctcatttccttttcccaaacaTATAGAatttgtttaggttggaaagtacctctggagatcatctagtcca
Proteins encoded in this window:
- the KIAA0232 gene encoding uncharacterized protein KIAA0232 homolog isoform X1 gives rise to the protein MRPICTVVVDGLPSESSSSSYPGPVSVSEMSLLHALGPVQTWLGQELEKCGIDAMIYTRYVLSLLLHDSYDYDLQEQENDIFLGWEKGAYKKWGKSKKKCSDLTLEEMKKQAAVQCLRSASDESSGIETLVEELCSKLKDLQSKQEEKIHKKLEGSLTPETDLSPTAKDQVEMYYEAFPPLSEKPVCLQEIMTVWNKSKVCSYSSSSSSSTVPPTSTDTSSPKDCNSESEVTKDRSNKVSATVQERTQQKKSKNEKENKFSNNTVEEKPVLYKKQVRHKPEGKMRPRSWSSGSSEAGSSSSGNQGEYKASMKCIKVRHKTREVRSKKGRNGQSRLSVKSGEKVDRKVHSGSSSSSSSSGSIKQLCKRGKRPLKEIGRKEAGGSDGKDLYLDSRNEKEYKEEPLWYTEPITEYFVPLSRKSKLETTYRNREDICGVTSEAVEELSESVHGLCISNNNTHKTYLAAGTFIDGHFVEMPAVLNEDIDLAGTSICSQPEDDKYLDDVHLSELTHFYEVDIDQSMLDPGASDTMQGESRILNMIRQKSKEKTDFEAECCIVLDGMELQGESAIWTDSTSSVGAEGWFLQDLSNLAQFWECCSSSSSGDADGESFGGDSPIRFSPILDSTMLNSHMLAGNQELFSDINEGSGINSCFSVFEVQCSNSVLPFSFETLNLGNENADSSSTANILGKTQSRLLIWTKNSAFDENEHCSNLSTRTCSPWSHSEETRSDNETINIPYEESTQFNAEDINYVVPRVSSNYVDEEILDFLPEETCQQQARSLGEMPTLIFKKKSKLESVCGIQLEQKAESKDYETTQGCRESSPHGDGYSSGVIKDIWTNMTDRNSAAMVEIEGIEDELFSTDVNNYCCCLDTEAKVETLQEPNKAVQRSEYHLWEGQKENVEKRAFVSNDLSKVDGGDYTTPSKPWDVNQDKENSFILGGVYGELKTFNSDGEWAVVPPGHSKGSLLQCAASDVVTIAGTDVFMTPGNSFAPGHRQLWRPFVSFEQNEQSKSGDNGLNKGFSFIFHEDLLGACGNFQVEEPGLEYSFSSFDLNNPFSQVLHVECSFEPEGIASFSPSFKPKSILCSDSDSEVLHPRICGVDRTQYRAIRISPRTHFRPISASELSPGGGSESEFESEKDEGGIAVPPQVDVFEDPQADLKPLEEDAEKEGHYYGKSELESGKFLPRLKKSGMEKSAQTSLDSQEESAGMLPVGNQDPCLECSMKESLEGRVVESSKVNCRIVEPREETGRFCSCKAGCHFPTYEDNPVSSGEHEERMSGSQEKQCWWEKALYSPLFPASQCEECYTNAKGENGVGELADVKEVSNDDEHLLDFNMVSSVYEARCADDINAEAKPNGFRKKIYSSDSSSSEDTASEGGSEWADPCEEELFSRTQL
- the KIAA0232 gene encoding uncharacterized protein KIAA0232 homolog isoform X2, with product MKKQAAVQCLRSASDESSGIETLVEELCSKLKDLQSKQEEKIHKKLEGSLTPETDLSPTAKDQVEMYYEAFPPLSEKPVCLQEIMTVWNKSKVCSYSSSSSSSTVPPTSTDTSSPKDCNSESEVTKDRSNKVSATVQERTQQKKSKNEKENKFSNNTVEEKPVLYKKQVRHKPEGKMRPRSWSSGSSEAGSSSSGNQGEYKASMKCIKVRHKTREVRSKKGRNGQSRLSVKSGEKVDRKVHSGSSSSSSSSGSIKQLCKRGKRPLKEIGRKEAGGSDGKDLYLDSRNEKEYKEEPLWYTEPITEYFVPLSRKSKLETTYRNREDICGVTSEAVEELSESVHGLCISNNNTHKTYLAAGTFIDGHFVEMPAVLNEDIDLAGTSICSQPEDDKYLDDVHLSELTHFYEVDIDQSMLDPGASDTMQGESRILNMIRQKSKEKTDFEAECCIVLDGMELQGESAIWTDSTSSVGAEGWFLQDLSNLAQFWECCSSSSSGDADGESFGGDSPIRFSPILDSTMLNSHMLAGNQELFSDINEGSGINSCFSVFEVQCSNSVLPFSFETLNLGNENADSSSTANILGKTQSRLLIWTKNSAFDENEHCSNLSTRTCSPWSHSEETRSDNETINIPYEESTQFNAEDINYVVPRVSSNYVDEEILDFLPEETCQQQARSLGEMPTLIFKKKSKLESVCGIQLEQKAESKDYETTQGCRESSPHGDGYSSGVIKDIWTNMTDRNSAAMVEIEGIEDELFSTDVNNYCCCLDTEAKVETLQEPNKAVQRSEYHLWEGQKENVEKRAFVSNDLSKVDGGDYTTPSKPWDVNQDKENSFILGGVYGELKTFNSDGEWAVVPPGHSKGSLLQCAASDVVTIAGTDVFMTPGNSFAPGHRQLWRPFVSFEQNEQSKSGDNGLNKGFSFIFHEDLLGACGNFQVEEPGLEYSFSSFDLNNPFSQVLHVECSFEPEGIASFSPSFKPKSILCSDSDSEVLHPRICGVDRTQYRAIRISPRTHFRPISASELSPGGGSESEFESEKDEGGIAVPPQVDVFEDPQADLKPLEEDAEKEGHYYGKSELESGKFLPRLKKSGMEKSAQTSLDSQEESAGMLPVGNQDPCLECSMKESLEGRVVESSKVNCRIVEPREETGRFCSCKAGCHFPTYEDNPVSSGEHEERMSGSQEKQCWWEKALYSPLFPASQCEECYTNAKGENGVGELADVKEVSNDDEHLLDFNMVSSVYEARCADDINAEAKPNGFRKKIYSSDSSSSEDTASEGGSEWADPCEEELFSRTQL